GACATTCCCGGCATTGGCCCCCAGCGCCAGAGGGTTCTGCTGCGCCGCTTCGGATCCATAAAGGGCCTGCGCCAAGCGACCCGGGACGAAATCGCCCGCATCCCGGGCTTCTCCGAGGCGCTCGCGAGCCGCGTGTTGACCTATCTTGGAGGGTAACGTGACCGTACGCACGCGCTTCGCCCCGAGCCCCACCGGCCGCTTGCATCTCGGCAATGTTCGAGCCGCGGCCTTCAACTGGTTGTTCACACGCCGCCACGGCGGGGTCTTCATCCTCCGCATCGAAGACACGGACACGGAGCGGAACGTCGTGGGAAGCGAGCAGGGCATCCTGGACGATTTGCGTTGGCTGGGCCTCGACTGGGACGAGGGGCCGGATGTCGGCGGACCTCACGGGCCGTACCATCAGAGTGGACGGGCCGACCTGCATGCTACTGCGGTCGAGAGGCTGATCGCCTCCGCACGTGCCTACCCATGCTTCTGCGCGGAGCAGGCGCACGACGCCGACGCAGGCGCGGACCGTCCCGCACGTCGGTACGCGGGCACTTGTCGGCGTCTGTCGGCTGACGAGCGAGCTTCCCGCCTGAAGTCCGGCGAAGAGCACGTGATCCGCTTCGCGGTTCCGGAAGACGTCGATCATGTTGATATCGTGGACGAGATCTTCGGTCCTATCTCGTTCCCCGCCAGCGATATAGACGATTTCATACTTCGACGAACGGACGGACGGGTCACGTACAATTTCGGCGTAGTGGTCGACGACATCGACATGGAGATCACACACGTGATTCGAGGCGTCGGTCACCTGTCGAACACGCCGAAGCAGGTCCTGCTCTTCCAGGCGTTCGGAGGATCGGCGCCGGTGTTCGCGCACCTTCCCACCGTGCTCGGAGCCGACGGTCGCAAACTGTCCAAACGGGGGGGCGCGACTGCGGTCGCCGAGTTGCAGAGCCGGGGTTTTCCCCCGGACGCCGTGCTCAACTACTTGTCGCTGCTGGGCTGGTCGCATCCCGAGGAGAAGGAGGTGCTGAAGCGTTCTGAGCTCGTGGAGGCGATGTCCCTCGATCGGGTGGGAAAGAGCGATACACAGTTGGATGCCGAGAAGCTACTGTGGGTTTCGCACCAGCACTTGGCGCTGGAGAGCCTGGAGGAGCTGACCGCCCACGTCGGGCAGTTCATTGACCGAGACCGCTTCCCGGCGCTGGGCGCCGATGCGTCGCCGGCGGTCGACGCCCTGCGCACGCGACTTTCCACCTACGGTGACATCAACGACCACCTCGGGCTGCTCTTCGCCGAGGACGAGGCCGCCGCGGCGTCCATTCGGCGTGAGGTGGGGGCGGATCCGCAGGCGCGCGCGGTGCTCTCCGCTGTGCGCGGTCGGCTCGAAGCCGCAG
This portion of the Gemmatimonadota bacterium genome encodes:
- a CDS encoding glutamate--tRNA ligase produces the protein MTVRTRFAPSPTGRLHLGNVRAAAFNWLFTRRHGGVFILRIEDTDTERNVVGSEQGILDDLRWLGLDWDEGPDVGGPHGPYHQSGRADLHATAVERLIASARAYPCFCAEQAHDADAGADRPARRYAGTCRRLSADERASRLKSGEEHVIRFAVPEDVDHVDIVDEIFGPISFPASDIDDFILRRTDGRVTYNFGVVVDDIDMEITHVIRGVGHLSNTPKQVLLFQAFGGSAPVFAHLPTVLGADGRKLSKRGGATAVAELQSRGFPPDAVLNYLSLLGWSHPEEKEVLKRSELVEAMSLDRVGKSDTQLDAEKLLWVSHQHLALESLEELTAHVGQFIDRDRFPALGADASPAVDALRTRLSTYGDINDHLGLLFAEDEAAAASIRREVGADPQARAVLSAVRGRLEAAESWEAEWLSAAVRAGGGDVGAHGVGLFHPLRLVLIGSEKGPDVGKILAGVGMSEAFRRIDEALG